From Mucilaginibacter rubeus, a single genomic window includes:
- a CDS encoding 3-hydroxyacyl-CoA dehydrogenase/enoyl-CoA hydratase family protein has protein sequence MDAKRIIKKVAVLGSGVMGSRIACHFANVGVQVLLLDIVPKDAPPADKKVRNKIVNDALDFTLKSNPSPIYLKSFAKRITTGNFEDDMPKIADCDWVIEVVVERLDIKQQVFETVEKYRKPGTLITSNTSGIPIHLMAEGRSDDFKKHFCGSHFFNPPRYLKLLEIIPTKDTLASVVDFLMEYGAKYLGKTTVLAKDTPAFIGNRIGVFSIMSVLHYVEQTGMTVEEVDKLTGPVIGHPKSATFRTNDVVGLDTMVHVANGLYKNAPGDEARELFKVPEFVDGMVKNNWLGSKTGQGFYKKEKGEGGNQFYALDLKTLEYKPSQKVKFASLETTKAVDNLRDRLKILVSAKDKAGDFYRATFYQLFAYASNRIPEIADELYKIDAATNAGFGWELGPFEKWDALGLEDTVKAMEAAGHKPAQWVYDMLTAGAKSFYKVEDGKRLYYDIPSKSYKIIPGTEGLILLNNIRETNTVWKNSDTTITDIGDGILNLEFHTKMNTIGGEVIEGINKAITLAEASYRGLVISNEGANFSAGANVGMIFMMAVEQEFDELNMVIKAFQNTMMRIRYSSVPVVIAPHQMALGGGCEMCLHADKVVAHAELYMGLVEFGVGLIPGGGGTKEFALRLSDELQEGDVELNNFRDRFLTIGQAKVSTSAYEAFEFGYLKKGRDVVVVSRERLLAEAKQQCLQMANEGYVQPIPRGDIRVLGKQALGLGYVGANSMYSGNYISEHDVKISQKLAYVLSGGDLSQPSMVSEEYLLGLEREAFLSLCTEKKTLERIQSILTGGKVLRN, from the coding sequence ACCTTAAATCATTCGCAAAGCGTATCACAACCGGAAATTTTGAAGATGATATGCCCAAAATTGCTGATTGCGATTGGGTGATAGAAGTAGTGGTTGAGCGGTTGGATATAAAACAGCAGGTGTTTGAAACGGTAGAAAAGTACCGCAAGCCCGGAACGCTGATCACTTCAAATACATCAGGCATCCCGATACATTTAATGGCTGAAGGCAGGAGCGATGATTTTAAAAAACATTTTTGCGGCAGCCATTTTTTTAACCCGCCGCGGTATTTAAAACTACTGGAAATCATTCCTACAAAAGATACCCTGGCAAGTGTTGTTGACTTTTTGATGGAGTACGGCGCAAAATACCTTGGAAAAACCACCGTATTAGCCAAAGATACGCCGGCATTTATCGGCAACCGCATCGGGGTTTTTAGCATCATGAGTGTTTTGCATTATGTGGAGCAAACCGGTATGACCGTTGAAGAAGTTGATAAGCTCACAGGGCCGGTAATAGGCCACCCTAAATCGGCCACGTTCCGTACCAATGATGTGGTGGGTTTGGATACCATGGTGCATGTTGCCAATGGCCTTTACAAAAACGCGCCCGGCGATGAGGCCAGGGAATTATTCAAGGTCCCGGAATTTGTAGATGGAATGGTGAAAAATAACTGGCTGGGCAGTAAAACAGGTCAGGGGTTCTACAAAAAGGAGAAAGGTGAAGGAGGAAACCAGTTTTACGCGCTTGATCTGAAAACGCTTGAGTACAAACCTTCCCAAAAAGTAAAATTTGCCTCGCTTGAAACTACAAAAGCGGTTGATAATCTCCGGGATAGACTTAAAATCCTGGTTTCAGCAAAAGACAAAGCCGGCGACTTTTACCGGGCCACCTTTTACCAGTTATTTGCTTATGCCAGTAACCGCATCCCCGAAATAGCCGACGAACTTTATAAAATAGATGCTGCTACCAATGCAGGCTTTGGCTGGGAACTGGGCCCTTTTGAAAAATGGGATGCGCTTGGCCTTGAGGATACAGTAAAAGCTATGGAAGCTGCAGGGCATAAACCTGCTCAATGGGTATATGATATGCTTACGGCCGGTGCAAAAAGCTTCTATAAGGTGGAGGATGGTAAACGCCTGTACTATGATATCCCATCAAAAAGCTACAAAATAATTCCGGGTACGGAGGGTCTTATCTTACTCAATAATATCCGCGAAACCAATACAGTTTGGAAAAACAGCGATACTACCATTACCGATATCGGCGATGGCATCCTGAACCTTGAATTTCATACCAAAATGAATACGATAGGCGGCGAGGTGATTGAAGGTATAAATAAAGCAATTACCCTTGCCGAAGCAAGCTACCGGGGATTGGTTATATCAAACGAGGGGGCAAATTTCAGCGCTGGGGCTAACGTAGGCATGATATTCATGATGGCTGTTGAGCAGGAGTTTGACGAGTTGAATATGGTGATCAAAGCCTTTCAGAATACGATGATGCGGATCCGTTATTCATCTGTACCGGTTGTAATAGCCCCTCATCAAATGGCCCTGGGTGGTGGCTGCGAAATGTGCCTGCATGCCGATAAGGTGGTAGCACATGCCGAACTGTATATGGGCCTTGTTGAGTTTGGCGTTGGCTTGATACCGGGCGGCGGAGGGACAAAGGAATTTGCCCTTCGTCTGTCAGACGAACTTCAGGAGGGCGATGTAGAACTCAATAATTTCCGTGATCGTTTTTTAACCATCGGCCAGGCTAAAGTATCTACTTCGGCTTATGAGGCTTTTGAGTTTGGCTACCTCAAAAAGGGAAGGGACGTTGTCGTGGTATCACGAGAAAGGTTACTTGCCGAAGCCAAACAACAATGCCTGCAGATGGCTAACGAAGGGTACGTGCAGCCTATTCCGCGTGGCGATATCAGGGTACTGGGCAAACAGGCCCTGGGCCTGGGCTACGTGGGTGCCAATTCTATGTATAGCGGCAATTACATCAGCGAGCATGATGTGAAGATCTCGCAGAAACTGGCCTATGTACTTTCAGGGGGCGATCTGTCCCAACCTTCAATGGTGAGCGAAGAATATTTGCTCGGATTGGAGCGTGAAGCATTTCTTTCGCTTTGCACTGAAAAGAAAACGCTCGAGCGGATCCAATCCATTTTAACTGGCGGAAAAGTATTAAGGAACTAA
- a CDS encoding Fur family transcriptional regulator, with amino-acid sequence MKELEKQLQEKQIKPTAMRLVVLDYLLKQTSAVSLTDMEVSLKKTDRVTLYRTVKTFEEHGLVHRVEDGTGVTKFALCQPDCTANGHHDLHIHFYCINCKETHCLPRTHIPEIMLPDGYDRQEINLLVKGLCAACKK; translated from the coding sequence ATGAAGGAATTAGAAAAGCAATTACAGGAAAAACAGATCAAGCCAACCGCAATGCGGTTGGTTGTGCTGGACTATTTGCTGAAGCAAACCAGCGCAGTAAGCCTGACTGACATGGAGGTTAGCCTAAAAAAAACAGATCGGGTGACTTTATACCGAACCGTTAAAACTTTTGAAGAACACGGATTAGTGCACCGGGTCGAAGATGGCACAGGAGTCACCAAATTCGCCCTCTGCCAGCCGGATTGCACAGCCAATGGCCACCATGACCTGCACATACATTTTTATTGCATTAATTGTAAAGAAACACATTGCCTGCCAAGAACCCATATACCGGAAATTATGCTACCGGACGGCTATGACAGGCAGGAGATCAACCTTTTAGTAAAAGGGCTATGTGCAGCATGTAAGAAATAA
- a CDS encoding heavy metal translocating P-type ATPase, with product MKKEQHKEKPIDAKQPRIDISPAKEKEEKHDHQHDENEAGHEHGGIFGKNTELIFAILSGVFLALGFGLSYIHSLPPLTSTILYAIGYFFGGFFTTKEAFEAISKGQFEIDFLMLIAAVGAAFLGQWAEGALLLFLFSFGHSLEHYAMGKATKSIAALADLAPKTAIVRRDGKESEVPIEELVLGDIIIIKPNSKISADGAVIKGESSVNQAPITGESVPVDKSPVSDPEKDYDDKSLKAENKVFAGTINGSQVLEVKVTRLAADSTLSRLVKLVNDTEAQKSPTQLFTDKLQKYYVPAVLILVVILLFAYLVIDEPFSKSFYRAMAVLVAASPCALAISTPSAVLSAIARAARSGVLIKGGGPLEQLGGLTAIAFDKTGTLTEGKPQLTGVVALGKLSEDEVLEIAIAVEKLSDHPLAAAIVKGGLERLKQKDIPSAKNLQAVTGHGVKATVGNKKIVIGNRSLFKKLSDEINKQVEKLENEGNTTMLIEQDGEIIGMIALMDVPRKEAKKTLAELKELGIKRMIMLTGDNQQVAEAVAKRIGITDAMGGLLPEDKVKAIEDLIKREKQVAMIGDGVNDAPAMAKSTVGIAMGAAGSDVALETADIALMADRLDNLPFAIGLSRQSRRVIKQNLVISLGMVAVLIPLTILGISGIGPAVIGHEGSTLVVVFNGLRLLVYQNGRK from the coding sequence ATGAAAAAGGAACAGCATAAAGAAAAACCCATCGATGCAAAGCAACCGAGGATTGATATATCACCGGCAAAAGAAAAAGAAGAAAAGCACGATCATCAACACGACGAGAACGAAGCGGGGCACGAACATGGTGGCATCTTTGGCAAGAATACCGAATTAATATTTGCGATCCTTTCAGGTGTGTTCCTGGCTTTAGGATTCGGACTATCATATATCCATTCTTTACCACCGTTAACCAGTACGATCTTATATGCCATTGGATATTTCTTTGGCGGATTCTTTACCACCAAAGAAGCTTTCGAGGCTATCAGCAAAGGTCAGTTTGAAATAGACTTTTTAATGCTGATCGCTGCTGTTGGTGCAGCATTTCTGGGCCAATGGGCAGAGGGCGCATTGTTGTTATTCCTGTTTAGTTTCGGCCATTCGCTGGAACATTACGCAATGGGCAAAGCGACCAAATCAATCGCCGCATTAGCCGACCTCGCTCCAAAAACGGCTATTGTGCGCCGGGATGGCAAGGAATCCGAGGTTCCTATCGAAGAATTGGTTTTAGGCGATATTATCATCATTAAACCTAACAGTAAGATATCTGCTGATGGGGCGGTTATTAAAGGCGAAAGCAGTGTAAACCAAGCGCCGATTACGGGTGAAAGCGTACCGGTAGATAAATCCCCAGTTAGCGACCCTGAAAAAGATTATGATGATAAATCTCTGAAAGCTGAGAACAAGGTGTTTGCCGGAACAATTAACGGCAGCCAGGTACTCGAAGTTAAAGTAACAAGATTGGCAGCTGATTCCACGCTATCCAGGTTAGTTAAACTGGTGAATGATACGGAGGCGCAAAAATCACCTACCCAATTATTTACGGATAAACTTCAAAAGTATTATGTTCCGGCTGTACTTATCCTGGTCGTGATCCTGTTATTCGCCTATCTCGTTATTGATGAACCGTTCAGTAAAAGCTTTTATAGGGCGATGGCAGTATTAGTTGCTGCCAGTCCGTGTGCGTTAGCGATCTCTACGCCAAGTGCCGTGTTGAGCGCCATAGCCCGCGCAGCACGTAGTGGAGTACTCATCAAAGGTGGCGGCCCATTAGAGCAATTGGGGGGCTTAACAGCTATTGCTTTTGATAAAACAGGTACGCTTACAGAAGGTAAGCCACAATTAACAGGTGTAGTCGCTTTAGGGAAATTGTCGGAAGATGAAGTTTTAGAAATTGCCATTGCTGTCGAAAAGCTAAGCGATCACCCATTAGCTGCTGCCATCGTTAAAGGCGGTTTGGAACGTTTAAAGCAAAAAGATATTCCGTCTGCTAAAAACCTGCAAGCTGTTACCGGGCATGGCGTAAAAGCTACTGTAGGCAATAAAAAGATTGTCATCGGCAATCGCAGCCTTTTTAAAAAACTATCAGATGAAATAAACAAACAGGTTGAAAAGCTTGAGAATGAGGGAAACACAACCATGTTGATTGAACAGGACGGTGAAATTATCGGAATGATAGCCTTAATGGATGTGCCTCGTAAAGAAGCGAAAAAGACGTTAGCTGAATTAAAAGAATTGGGTATTAAGCGAATGATTATGCTAACTGGTGATAATCAGCAGGTAGCTGAAGCTGTTGCTAAGCGAATAGGAATCACTGATGCTATGGGCGGTTTGCTGCCTGAAGATAAAGTAAAAGCAATTGAAGATCTCATCAAAAGGGAAAAGCAGGTTGCCATGATCGGTGATGGTGTGAATGATGCTCCTGCGATGGCGAAAAGTACTGTTGGCATAGCAATGGGGGCGGCAGGTTCCGATGTGGCTTTAGAAACAGCAGATATTGCTTTGATGGCTGATCGACTGGATAACCTGCCGTTTGCTATTGGGCTAAGCCGCCAATCCCGCCGAGTGATTAAACAAAACCTTGTGATCAGTTTGGGTATGGTGGCTGTTTTAATACCATTAACTATTTTGGGCATATCGGGCATTGGGCCGGCGGTAATCGGGCACGAGGGTTCAACGCTGGTGGTTGTGTTTAATGGTTTACGATTATTGGTTTATCAAAATGGTCGTAAATAA
- a CDS encoding AMP-dependent synthetase/ligase: protein MEKATRLFDCMIAQAKEPKADLLNAKENGSWRSYSTEEVHTMINQLSAALLDLGVSGGDGTTEGRDKIGLISNGRPEWIITDLAVQQTGAILVPLYPNTGTKEIEQILNEAEVKYVFVSSKDLCDKVKEVHLNIPSLKAIFTFDSIESCNHWVTLLKPLKDGALQKIQQITDHIIEDDVATIIYTSGTTGRPKGVMLTHKNIMTNAMASGDILTRIPLNEKRVLSFLPLNHIFEKMCTYVYLYYGFSIYYAESMDTIGANMKEVKPSLFTAVPRLLEKVFEKIMVQGQKLTGIKRKIFFWSVRVAEAYEINNSSLWYKIKLAIADKLVYSKWRDAIGGNINAIVVGSSACPIKLEKIFTAANIVIMEGYGLTETSPVIAVNCYQKSDRKFGTVGRLLSGVQVKIAPDGEILCKGPNVMLGYYKNPDLTADVLEGGWFHTGDIGELDKDSFLKITDRKKEIFKTSGGKYVAPLPIENKMKENYFIEQMMVVGSERKFVAALIVPSYTHLNPWCKENGITFSSKNELVKDARVIKLYQSIIDNYNPEFNHVEQVKKISLLPNEWSIDSGELTPTGKMKRKVITEKYKAEIDKMYPCEVSEDPTLVN, encoded by the coding sequence ATGGAAAAGGCGACAAGATTGTTTGATTGCATGATTGCCCAGGCCAAAGAGCCTAAGGCGGATCTTTTGAATGCAAAAGAGAATGGTTCGTGGAGATCTTACAGCACCGAAGAAGTGCATACGATGATCAACCAGCTATCCGCGGCTTTGCTGGATCTGGGAGTTTCGGGTGGTGATGGTACAACCGAAGGTCGCGATAAAATAGGGCTGATAAGCAACGGCCGGCCCGAATGGATAATAACCGACCTGGCAGTGCAGCAAACGGGTGCCATATTAGTGCCGCTTTACCCTAATACCGGTACTAAGGAAATTGAACAGATCCTGAACGAAGCTGAGGTTAAATATGTATTTGTAAGCAGTAAAGATTTATGCGATAAGGTTAAAGAGGTACATTTAAATATCCCCTCACTAAAAGCCATTTTTACTTTCGATAGCATTGAGAGTTGTAATCATTGGGTAACATTGCTTAAGCCCTTAAAAGATGGCGCTCTGCAAAAAATACAGCAAATAACCGATCACATCATTGAGGATGATGTGGCAACTATCATTTATACGTCGGGCACTACCGGCCGGCCTAAAGGGGTAATGCTTACGCATAAAAATATCATGACCAATGCAATGGCATCCGGCGATATCCTTACCCGAATCCCGCTGAATGAAAAACGTGTTTTGAGCTTTTTACCGCTAAACCACATTTTTGAAAAGATGTGTACATACGTGTATCTCTACTACGGTTTTTCTATTTACTATGCAGAAAGCATGGATACCATAGGCGCAAATATGAAAGAGGTAAAACCTTCCCTTTTTACCGCTGTGCCCCGCTTGCTCGAAAAGGTGTTTGAGAAAATTATGGTGCAGGGCCAGAAGCTGACCGGTATTAAAAGGAAGATCTTTTTCTGGTCGGTAAGAGTGGCCGAAGCGTATGAAATTAATAATTCCAGCCTGTGGTATAAGATCAAGCTGGCCATAGCCGATAAATTGGTTTACAGTAAATGGCGCGATGCTATTGGCGGAAATATAAACGCCATAGTGGTTGGTAGTTCGGCTTGCCCAATTAAGCTGGAGAAAATTTTCACCGCAGCTAATATTGTTATCATGGAAGGTTACGGGCTTACCGAAACCTCGCCGGTAATTGCTGTTAACTGCTATCAGAAAAGTGACAGAAAATTTGGCACCGTAGGCCGTTTGCTGAGTGGTGTGCAGGTGAAGATAGCGCCTGATGGCGAGATCCTTTGTAAAGGCCCCAATGTTATGCTCGGGTATTATAAAAATCCTGACCTTACTGCAGATGTACTGGAAGGCGGATGGTTCCACACCGGCGATATAGGTGAGCTGGATAAAGATTCATTCCTGAAAATAACTGACCGTAAAAAAGAGATCTTTAAAACCTCGGGCGGTAAATACGTAGCTCCGCTACCCATCGAAAATAAAATGAAGGAGAATTATTTTATTGAGCAGATGATGGTTGTTGGATCAGAAAGGAAATTTGTTGCAGCATTGATCGTACCATCTTATACGCACTTAAACCCCTGGTGTAAGGAAAATGGCATCACTTTTTCATCCAAAAATGAATTGGTTAAAGATGCAAGGGTGATCAAACTGTATCAATCAATTATCGATAACTATAATCCCGAATTTAACCACGTAGAACAGGTGAAGAAGATATCCTTGCTTCCCAACGAATGGTCGATAGACAGCGGCGAACTTACACCAACCGGGAAAATGAAACGGAAGGTGATCACCGAAAAATACAAAGCCGAAATAGATAAAATGTATCCCTGCGAAGTGAGCGAGGATCCCACTCTTGTAAACTGA
- a CDS encoding efflux RND transporter periplasmic adaptor subunit: MNYQAYKIYGAILLIAGALLTSCSGGSENKEKESPKAETKDKENGLELSDAQMKSVGITIGPIEQKNLDAVVKANGQLAVPPQNKADVSILSGGIIGNINVLEGQQVQKGQVLATIKNQDLIKIQQDYLAAKNNFTYVQAEYDRQSQLKAAGAGTGKSFQSSEATYNAERSRLTAYESQLRQLGVSPGRITSGNIVSQFPVLSPISGTVGTITANTGAFVQPGTSIMEVVDNSKIHCDLTVFEKDLMAVKVGQKVSFQLTNQNNQVINGTINGINKSFENESKGVIVHAVINNKAHQNLIPGMYVTALISTGSKLTDAVPVDAVVRSEGKQYIFITATHAKDGKTIFTKTEVTTGVAELGYIQITPLSALPAGVQIATKGAFYLQSKAAGSGEEE; encoded by the coding sequence ATGAATTATCAAGCATATAAAATATACGGAGCCATTCTGCTGATCGCAGGGGCGCTATTGACTTCCTGTTCGGGAGGTTCAGAAAACAAAGAGAAGGAAAGCCCTAAAGCAGAGACTAAGGATAAAGAAAACGGATTGGAACTATCTGATGCGCAGATGAAATCTGTAGGTATTACCATAGGCCCGATTGAGCAAAAGAACCTGGATGCCGTCGTCAAGGCTAATGGACAATTGGCCGTACCACCGCAAAACAAAGCCGATGTCAGTATCCTGTCGGGCGGAATCATTGGCAATATTAACGTACTGGAAGGTCAGCAAGTGCAAAAGGGTCAGGTATTGGCAACGATCAAAAACCAGGACTTAATCAAAATACAGCAGGATTATTTGGCAGCTAAGAACAACTTCACCTATGTACAGGCAGAATATGACCGCCAGAGTCAATTGAAAGCCGCAGGTGCAGGTACCGGTAAGTCCTTTCAATCTTCAGAAGCGACCTACAACGCGGAGCGTTCCCGGCTTACGGCCTACGAAAGCCAATTAAGGCAATTGGGGGTCTCCCCAGGCAGAATCACCAGCGGCAATATCGTTTCCCAATTCCCTGTTTTATCGCCTATTAGCGGTACAGTTGGTACGATTACTGCAAATACAGGCGCATTTGTTCAACCGGGTACCTCTATTATGGAAGTGGTAGACAATTCCAAGATTCATTGCGATCTGACCGTTTTTGAAAAAGACCTGATGGCGGTCAAAGTTGGTCAGAAAGTAAGCTTCCAATTGACAAACCAAAATAACCAGGTCATCAATGGCACCATCAATGGAATCAATAAATCATTTGAAAATGAAAGTAAAGGTGTAATTGTTCACGCGGTCATTAACAACAAAGCGCATCAGAACCTGATTCCCGGCATGTATGTTACCGCGCTTATCAGTACCGGCAGCAAGCTAACCGATGCGGTGCCTGTCGATGCGGTAGTTCGCTCGGAAGGAAAGCAATACATTTTTATTACCGCAACCCATGCCAAAGATGGCAAGACCATTTTTACAAAAACTGAAGTTACAACGGGTGTAGCCGAACTCGGCTATATCCAGATTACCCCTTTAAGTGCTTTACCTGCCGGAGTGCAGATCGCCACTAAAGGGGCATTTTATTTACAATCAAAAGCGGCAGGCAGCGGCGAAGAAGAATAA
- a CDS encoding SDR family oxidoreductase yields MTDPTTLNDSANHNPAKSGMLRDDALKGKTIIVTGGGTGLGKAMGTYFLHLGANLVITSRKLEVLQQTASEMKAETGGKVLPIACDVRKYDEVEKMLQQAVEEFGQVDALLNNAAGNFISPTERLSANAFSTIIDIVLKGSANCSLALGKYWIREKMPGTILNIITTYAFTGSAYVVPSACAKGGVLAMTRSLAVEWGRHGIRANAIAPGPFPTKGAWERLLPGDMAQKFDFKNRVPLKRVGEHQELANLAAFLISDFSGYINGEVITIDGGEWLQGAGQFSGFEAIPDEMWDNIEKATRSA; encoded by the coding sequence ATGACCGATCCGACAACTTTAAATGATTCAGCAAACCATAATCCTGCAAAAAGCGGAATGTTAAGGGATGACGCCCTGAAAGGTAAAACCATTATTGTAACCGGGGGAGGAACAGGTTTGGGCAAGGCAATGGGGACTTACTTTTTGCATTTAGGAGCTAACCTGGTAATCACAAGCCGTAAATTAGAAGTACTGCAGCAAACAGCTTCTGAAATGAAGGCAGAAACCGGTGGTAAGGTACTGCCAATAGCCTGCGATGTGCGGAAATATGATGAAGTTGAAAAGATGCTGCAACAAGCCGTTGAAGAGTTTGGACAAGTTGACGCACTGTTGAATAATGCAGCAGGTAATTTCATTTCGCCTACTGAGCGTTTATCAGCAAATGCATTTTCAACCATCATTGATATCGTTTTAAAAGGTTCGGCCAATTGTTCGCTGGCCTTGGGTAAATATTGGATCAGGGAGAAAATGCCCGGTACTATATTGAATATTATTACCACTTATGCCTTTACAGGTTCGGCTTATGTTGTGCCGTCGGCCTGTGCTAAGGGCGGTGTACTGGCCATGACAAGGTCTTTAGCAGTTGAATGGGGCAGGCATGGTATCCGAGCCAACGCCATTGCGCCGGGGCCGTTTCCTACCAAAGGGGCATGGGAAAGGCTGTTGCCCGGAGATATGGCCCAGAAGTTCGATTTTAAAAACAGGGTTCCGCTTAAACGGGTAGGGGAACACCAGGAGTTGGCAAACCTGGCCGCCTTTTTAATATCTGATTTTTCAGGATATATCAACGGAGAAGTAATTACTATCGATGGCGGGGAGTGGCTACAAGGGGCCGGTCAATTCAGCGGGTTTGAAGCTATACCGGACGAAATGTGGGATAACATTGAGAAAGCTACGCGGTCGGCGTAG
- a CDS encoding enoyl-CoA hydratase/isomerase family protein, whose translation MNTFQTTIQGRLVTIALNRGRSNAINHEMVKELDACIKTLESDDNVGGVILTGKEGFFSSGIDLIEAYDYNEEQSRQFWIDFLALQNRLAAFRKPIVAAVSGHSPAGGCVLAICCDYRIMAEGAFIIGLNEVPVGIIVPDSVFNLYAFWLGQRKAYQYLMEGKLLQVNEALEAGLIDAVVSPDKLMNAATEKVTAYMKLNPVTWTESKLNLRKDLTGKLRADQTETLNKMLKQWWAPETRQGLQMMIQNLKSKNTAVK comes from the coding sequence ATGAATACATTTCAAACAACAATACAGGGCAGGTTGGTTACAATTGCGCTAAACCGGGGCCGGTCAAATGCCATTAATCATGAAATGGTTAAAGAGCTTGATGCCTGTATAAAAACACTGGAGAGTGATGATAACGTGGGCGGTGTTATTTTAACCGGGAAGGAAGGCTTTTTTTCGTCAGGGATTGATCTGATTGAGGCCTATGATTACAACGAAGAACAAAGCCGTCAATTCTGGATAGACTTTTTAGCCCTACAAAATAGGTTGGCAGCTTTCAGGAAGCCAATAGTGGCCGCCGTAAGCGGGCACAGTCCTGCCGGGGGCTGTGTATTAGCTATTTGCTGCGATTACCGGATAATGGCAGAGGGTGCATTTATCATAGGGTTAAATGAGGTACCGGTTGGCATTATCGTTCCTGATAGTGTTTTTAATTTATATGCCTTTTGGCTTGGTCAGCGTAAGGCTTATCAATATTTGATGGAGGGTAAGCTGCTCCAGGTAAATGAAGCTTTGGAAGCCGGGCTTATCGACGCAGTTGTTTCACCGGACAAGCTAATGAACGCGGCAACAGAGAAGGTAACGGCTTATATGAAACTGAACCCCGTTACCTGGACTGAAAGCAAATTGAATTTACGAAAAGACTTGACAGGTAAATTAAGGGCCGACCAAACCGAGACATTGAATAAAATGCTGAAGCAATGGTGGGCGCCTGAAACCCGGCAAGGCCTGCAGATGATGATCCAGAATTTAAAATCAAAAAATACAGCTGTTAAATAA
- a CDS encoding acetyl-CoA C-acyltransferase, translating into MNAYIVAASRSAVGKATRGGFRFTRPDTLAADVIRHLLASVPNVDKEQIDDVIVGNATPEAEQGLNVARLISLMALDTDKVPGMTVNRYCSSGLETIAIASAKIHSGIADCIIAGGVESMSLIPMGGWRIVPNADIALAHPDYYWGMGLTAEAVAREYHISREEQDQFAYNSHQKAISAIKEGKFKDEIAPVNIVETYVDESGKKKKREFKVDTDEGPRSDTSIDALAKLKPVFDAKGVVTAGNSSQTSDGAAFVMVVSERFLKQNNLKPIARLINYAVAGVPPRIMGIGPLVAIPKVLKMAGMKQQDIELIELNEAFASQSLAIIKGLGLNPDIVNVNGGAISLGHPLGCTGAKLSVQLFNELKRREKKYGMVTMCVGTGQGAAGVFELL; encoded by the coding sequence ATGAACGCATATATAGTGGCAGCCAGCCGCAGTGCTGTTGGAAAAGCTACCCGGGGCGGGTTCAGGTTTACCCGTCCGGATACGCTTGCAGCGGATGTTATCAGGCATCTGCTGGCGTCGGTGCCTAACGTGGATAAAGAACAGATAGACGATGTGATAGTAGGCAATGCTACACCGGAAGCTGAACAGGGATTGAATGTTGCCCGCCTGATTTCATTAATGGCACTTGATACCGATAAAGTACCCGGCATGACAGTAAACCGCTATTGTTCGTCAGGTTTGGAAACGATTGCCATCGCATCAGCAAAAATACACAGCGGTATTGCCGATTGTATTATTGCCGGTGGTGTAGAAAGCATGAGCCTGATCCCGATGGGGGGCTGGCGCATTGTTCCAAACGCCGATATTGCCCTTGCCCACCCTGATTATTACTGGGGTATGGGCCTTACTGCCGAAGCCGTTGCCAGGGAATATCACATCAGTCGCGAAGAGCAGGACCAGTTCGCGTATAATTCTCACCAAAAAGCTATCAGTGCCATTAAGGAAGGCAAATTTAAAGATGAAATAGCACCGGTAAACATTGTGGAAACCTATGTAGATGAGAGCGGCAAAAAAAAGAAACGAGAATTTAAGGTAGATACAGATGAAGGTCCGCGCAGCGATACCTCAATTGATGCACTGGCTAAGCTTAAACCCGTGTTTGATGCAAAAGGTGTGGTTACTGCAGGCAACTCGTCGCAAACCAGCGATGGGGCTGCCTTTGTGATGGTGGTTAGCGAACGCTTTCTGAAACAGAATAACCTTAAACCCATTGCCCGGCTAATTAATTATGCCGTTGCGGGTGTGCCGCCCCGGATCATGGGGATTGGTCCGCTGGTGGCAATCCCCAAAGTGTTAAAAATGGCCGGAATGAAGCAGCAGGATATTGAGCTGATAGAACTGAATGAAGCCTTTGCTTCACAATCGTTGGCAATAATAAAGGGATTGGGGCTTAACCCTGACATTGTAAATGTGAACGGCGGTGCGATATCACTTGGTCACCCGCTTGGCTGCACCGGGGCCAAACTTTCTGTTCAGCTTTTTAACGAATTGAAAAGACGGGAAAAAAAGTATGGTATGGTTACCATGTGCGTGGGCACCGGGCAGGGCGCTGCAGGTGTATTTGAACTGTTATAG